The Mycoplasma nasistruthionis genome contains a region encoding:
- a CDS encoding Y-family DNA polymerase: protein MKPVIFHVDFDSYFVSAARVKNPKLKNFPIAISRDKSHAIAVSVSYELKKQGVKTGMKNYEIKQIVPDAIFIPSDMDLYVSLSNKIFSYIKNKYSQNISVASIDECFLDVTNLIKQKQIQPKELALQMQSDILNVFQIPITIGISHNKFFAKMTTNISKPFGIGFTDENNYQDQFYNLDIKEFHGIGRKNSQKLKDIGIKTIGDFAKCEISDLKLQAIFGRTLQDFLDKLNPDIWENVIYKEELPSGIGNEKTFTDYDLALEYKVNALTELSEKVSKRVRAENLAGDVVVVTIRERNKVWISKQMKLSKYINSAQELYSVAYYIFKKYFNNKDFIGIGVRLTSLKPVKQLYKPINLFNLQELNSKPLFEQVLSEQGSDLHRKALLVLADLSFENEQESKDKTTFGLYRK from the coding sequence ATGAAGCCTGTTATTTTCCATGTTGACTTCGACAGTTATTTTGTTAGTGCTGCCAGAGTTAAAAATCCAAAACTAAAAAATTTTCCAATTGCTATTTCAAGGGATAAAAGTCATGCAATTGCGGTTTCTGTAAGTTATGAATTAAAAAAACAAGGTGTAAAAACTGGAATGAAAAATTATGAAATTAAGCAGATTGTTCCAGATGCCATTTTTATACCTTCTGACATGGATTTATACGTTAGTTTATCTAATAAAATTTTTAGTTACATTAAAAATAAGTATAGTCAAAACATTTCAGTAGCTTCGATTGATGAATGTTTTTTAGATGTAACAAATTTAATTAAGCAAAAACAAATACAACCTAAAGAACTTGCTTTACAAATGCAAAGTGATATTTTGAATGTATTTCAAATTCCGATTACTATTGGTATTTCACATAATAAATTTTTCGCAAAAATGACTACCAACATTTCAAAACCTTTTGGTATTGGATTTACTGATGAAAATAATTATCAAGATCAATTTTACAATCTTGACATTAAAGAATTTCATGGAATTGGTCGTAAAAATTCTCAAAAACTTAAGGATATAGGGATAAAAACAATTGGAGATTTTGCTAAGTGCGAAATTTCAGACCTTAAATTGCAAGCAATTTTTGGTAGGACTTTACAAGATTTTTTAGATAAACTTAATCCTGATATCTGAGAAAATGTAATTTATAAGGAAGAATTGCCTTCAGGAATCGGTAATGAGAAAACATTTACTGATTATGATTTAGCATTAGAGTATAAAGTTAATGCATTAACTGAATTAAGTGAAAAAGTTTCAAAAAGAGTTAGAGCTGAAAATTTAGCAGGTGATGTAGTTGTAGTCACTATTCGCGAAAGAAATAAAGTTTGAATTTCTAAACAAATGAAGCTTTCTAAATACATAAACAGTGCGCAGGAACTTTATAGTGTAGCTTATTATATATTTAAAAAATATTTTAACAACAAAGATTTTATAGGTATTGGAGTTAGATTAACTTCACTAAAACCAGTTAAACAATTATATAAACCAATAAATCTATTTAACTTACAAGAATTAAACAGCAAACCATTGTTTGAACAAGTCTTAAGTGAGCAAGGTTCTGACTTGCATCGCAAAGCTTTATTGGTTTTAGCTGATTTAAGTTTCGAAAATGAACAAGAATCAAAAGATAAAACAACTTTTGGACTATATAGAAAGTAG
- a CDS encoding aminotransferase class V-fold PLP-dependent enzyme, producing the protein MKSQDIRDQFPSLKKVTYFDSAALVLKPQVAIDAMVDYYTNIATSSRSADTPMGNLVNSTINRVRDKVADLLDASPSEIIFTSGTTESINLFAQMFKQLIKSKDIILLNAYNHSSNIIPWLEMAKEVDAEVIISEDITSEMQKLGSKIKLVAFAQETNTFNQHFDINQISALAKANNTIIFNDAAQAISHEKVSMELSDIVVFSTNKFYGPTGMGVLAIKKPILTKLRPVKFGGGSVNEILKDNTWSLKKTISAFEPGTPDIAGFFMFDKSLDFFESISYNYTQSKLNTLSKYLHEKLNKLENVEVFSKSGDYIALINVKDINAQDVATYLGTKGIVTIAGIFCAPYLRNIQQNYSFLRISLGIYNNFEDIDKLIHELENGGDFYAF; encoded by the coding sequence ATGAAAAGTCAAGATATTCGAGACCAGTTTCCTTCATTAAAGAAAGTTACTTATTTTGATTCAGCTGCTTTAGTTTTAAAACCTCAAGTAGCGATTGATGCGATGGTTGATTATTACACAAACATAGCAACATCTTCAAGAAGCGCTGATACGCCTATGGGTAATTTGGTTAATTCAACTATTAATCGTGTTAGAGATAAAGTTGCAGACTTATTAGATGCTAGTCCATCTGAAATTATTTTTACTAGTGGAACTACTGAATCAATTAATTTGTTTGCGCAAATGTTTAAACAGTTGATTAAATCAAAAGATATTATTTTACTTAATGCATACAATCACTCCTCTAACATTATTCCTTGACTTGAAATGGCTAAAGAAGTAGATGCTGAAGTAATAATTTCTGAAGATATTACAAGCGAGATGCAAAAACTAGGTTCAAAAATTAAATTGGTAGCCTTTGCACAAGAAACAAATACTTTTAATCAGCATTTTGATATTAATCAAATATCTGCATTAGCTAAAGCAAATAACACTATCATTTTTAATGATGCTGCTCAAGCTATAAGTCATGAAAAAGTTTCTATGGAACTTTCAGATATTGTGGTTTTTAGCACTAACAAGTTTTACGGGCCTACTGGAATGGGTGTTTTGGCTATTAAAAAACCTATTTTAACAAAGCTTAGACCTGTTAAATTTGGTGGGGGCTCAGTTAATGAGATATTAAAAGATAATACTTGGTCGCTTAAGAAAACAATTTCAGCATTTGAACCAGGGACACCTGATATTGCCGGTTTTTTCATGTTTGATAAATCGTTAGACTTTTTTGAATCCATTAGTTATAACTATACACAAAGTAAATTAAACACTTTATCAAAATATTTACATGAAAAACTTAATAAATTAGAAAATGTTGAAGTATTTTCAAAATCAGGTGATTATATAGCTTTAATTAATGTTAAAGATATAAATGCGCAAGATGTTGCCACTTATCTAGGGACAAAAGGCATTGTGACAATCGCTGGAATTTTTTGTGCACCTTACTTAAGAAATATTCAACAAAACTATTCTTTCCTAAGAATTTCGTTAGGAATATACAATAACTTTGAAGACATTGATAAATTAATTCATGAATTAGAAAACGGAGGTGATTTTTATGCATTTTAA
- the nadD gene encoding nicotinate (nicotinamide) nucleotide adenylyltransferase, which yields MKIGIYGGSFDPIHIGHIKTAENAIKELNLDKLIFVPANLSPFKKNNKVASNQHRLNMISMSLEQKMEVSDFELKRQGVSYTIDTVKYFKNKYKNDEIFLIIGSDNVPTLNKWKNIDEIASLVKIAVVRRSNKINKINIKNIMVFC from the coding sequence ATGAAAATAGGAATTTACGGTGGTAGTTTTGATCCGATCCACATTGGGCATATTAAGACTGCTGAAAATGCTATTAAAGAACTTAATTTAGATAAGTTAATTTTCGTTCCAGCAAACTTGTCACCATTCAAAAAAAACAACAAAGTTGCATCAAATCAACACCGTTTAAACATGATTTCAATGTCTTTAGAACAAAAAATGGAAGTTTCTGATTTTGAACTTAAACGTCAAGGAGTTAGCTATACCATTGATACGGTCAAATATTTCAAAAACAAATACAAAAACGATGAAATCTTTTTAATAATTGGTAGCGACAATGTACCTACTTTAAATAAATGAAAAAACATTGATGAAATTGCTTCGCTGGTTAAAATCGCAGTTGTTAGACGGTCAAACAAAATTAATAAAATTAACATTAAAAATATAATGGTGTTTTGCTAA
- the yqeK gene encoding bis(5'-nucleosyl)-tetraphosphatase (symmetrical) YqeK: MLKNEPIEASSTIYKKGVFEIVSPEVQNYIQKHFLYAEQIIHNYLSAKRAKHCMATGEFAANLAKAHGFSARQAYYAGIFHDIAKEIDPEIQKQWILNNEPDMDVEYPKYKLHQYAGYIWLKYGYLLEDQEILNAIKIHTSMAENMTSLDKILFIADKICQGRKFPGIQKVRELTFKDLEAGFQEVVKYTYQFNIDKGVEFDQKQESLYRKWGKF, encoded by the coding sequence TTGCTAAAAAATGAACCTATTGAAGCTTCTTCAACTATTTATAAAAAAGGAGTCTTTGAAATAGTTTCACCTGAGGTTCAAAATTACATTCAAAAACACTTTTTATATGCCGAACAAATTATTCATAACTATTTATCAGCTAAACGAGCCAAACATTGCATGGCTACTGGCGAATTTGCCGCAAACCTAGCCAAAGCGCACGGGTTTTCAGCAAGACAGGCGTATTATGCTGGAATATTTCATGATATTGCAAAAGAAATTGATCCTGAAATACAAAAACAGTGAATTTTAAATAATGAACCAGATATGGATGTTGAATATCCGAAGTATAAATTACACCAATACGCAGGTTATATTTGACTAAAATATGGTTATTTATTAGAAGATCAAGAAATTTTAAATGCTATTAAAATTCATACTTCTATGGCTGAAAATATGACTTCATTGGACAAAATTTTATTTATTGCTGATAAAATTTGCCAAGGTCGTAAATTCCCTGGAATCCAAAAAGTTAGAGAGTTAACTTTCAAAGATTTAGAAGCCGGTTTTCAAGAAGTTGTCAAATATACATACCAATTCAACATTGATAAAGGCGTAGAATTTGACCAAAAACAAGAATCTTTATATCGTAAATGAGGTAAATTCTAA
- a CDS encoding pseudouridine synthase, translating into MIQEKERLQKLLSQAGIASRREAEKMILSNRVRVNGEIAVLGQRASFTDNIEVDGIPIEQERKVYYVLNKPKHTLTTMKDPRNRDNVMNWIDVPYRVFPVGRLDYDTTGVLIFTNDGELANKLMHPSYGVKRVYRARLNEPLEKKELKILNGPVELEEGLISNQMVITADTKSYFVVLSQGTYHHVKRLFEFVNKKVINLKRVEYAGVTVEKLPEGKFRPLTIKEIKNLHEWVRIKRS; encoded by the coding sequence ATGATTCAAGAAAAAGAAAGATTACAAAAGCTTTTATCACAAGCAGGAATAGCATCACGTCGCGAAGCTGAAAAGATGATATTAAGCAATCGGGTAAGGGTTAATGGCGAAATAGCCGTATTAGGTCAAAGAGCAAGTTTTACTGACAATATTGAAGTTGATGGTATTCCAATTGAACAAGAAAGAAAAGTTTATTACGTTTTAAATAAACCAAAACACACCTTAACAACAATGAAAGACCCTAGAAATCGTGATAACGTTATGAACTGAATAGATGTTCCATATCGTGTCTTCCCTGTGGGAAGATTGGATTACGACACAACAGGTGTGTTAATTTTTACAAATGATGGAGAATTGGCGAATAAACTTATGCACCCTTCTTATGGAGTTAAAAGAGTTTATCGTGCTCGTTTAAATGAACCACTTGAAAAGAAAGAATTGAAGATATTAAATGGACCTGTAGAACTTGAAGAAGGATTAATTTCAAATCAAATGGTTATTACTGCTGATACCAAAAGTTATTTCGTTGTTTTATCTCAAGGAACATATCACCACGTAAAAAGATTATTTGAATTCGTTAATAAAAAAGTCATTAACCTAAAAAGGGTGGAATACGCAGGTGTAACAGTTGAAAAATTACCCGAAGGTAAATTCAGACCACTAACAATCAAAGAAATTAAAAACCTGCATGAGTGAGTAAGAATTAAAAGATCCTAA
- a CDS encoding iron-sulfur cluster assembly scaffold protein has translation MHFNPNEARELIMNHYSKPQNKTTLESDFETFFSTTCSDKLMLKATWKDNVLQDVSFDGHGCAIFMGATDIFLNIIKGKTQQEINDLAMLFDRFVNLKELSDSEIQSLGDLWVFFNVKKHLNRVNCALLTPNALKK, from the coding sequence ATGCATTTTAATCCAAACGAAGCTCGCGAACTAATTATGAATCATTATTCAAAACCACAAAATAAAACAACTTTAGAATCAGATTTTGAAACTTTTTTCAGCACAACTTGCTCAGATAAATTAATGCTTAAAGCAACTTGAAAAGATAATGTTTTACAAGATGTTTCATTTGACGGTCATGGATGTGCTATTTTTATGGGTGCTACAGATATTTTTCTAAACATCATAAAAGGGAAAACACAACAGGAAATCAATGACTTAGCAATGCTGTTTGATCGTTTTGTAAATTTAAAAGAATTAAGTGATTCTGAAATTCAGTCACTAGGTGATTTATGAGTTTTCTTTAATGTTAAGAAACACTTAAACAGAGTTAATTGCGCTCTTTTAACACCTAATGCACTTAAAAAATAA
- a CDS encoding potassium channel family protein, which yields MKIKHQDEIAVIGAGRFGQAVIDQLLNLNKNIVILDEDQRNLKRYEEDIDRIFTGDAADTKVLMGIGIDNIDTVVVAVSENVEIVSALQELKVKNIIARAISARHARVLKQIGANVIIKPEAEAGIRAALIAANNNFIKYGQNLQEIGDNFVIGSTSIKNETLIQKQVKDLGLNERGITIVLIKSNGISKRATGDVNLKMNDVITIIGEIGDVTNALAWFNNEN from the coding sequence ATGAAAATTAAACATCAAGATGAAATCGCTGTCATTGGTGCTGGACGTTTTGGTCAAGCAGTTATTGACCAGTTGTTAAATTTAAATAAAAATATTGTTATTTTGGATGAAGATCAAAGAAACTTAAAACGTTATGAAGAAGACATTGACAGAATCTTTACTGGTGATGCTGCTGACACAAAAGTTTTAATGGGGATTGGTATAGATAATATTGATACTGTAGTAGTTGCTGTATCTGAAAATGTTGAAATCGTTTCAGCTCTTCAAGAGTTAAAAGTTAAAAACATTATTGCTAGAGCCATTTCGGCTCGTCATGCACGTGTATTAAAACAAATTGGTGCTAATGTTATCATTAAACCAGAAGCAGAAGCAGGAATTAGAGCTGCTTTAATAGCTGCTAATAACAATTTCATTAAGTATGGTCAAAACCTGCAAGAAATAGGTGATAATTTCGTTATTGGTTCAACTTCTATTAAAAATGAAACATTGATTCAAAAACAAGTTAAGGACTTAGGTTTAAACGAACGTGGAATTACTATTGTTTTAATCAAATCTAATGGAATTTCTAAACGTGCTACTGGTGATGTTAATCTAAAGATGAATGATGTTATTACAATCATTGGTGAAATTGGTGATGTAACTAATGCATTAGCATGATTTAATAATGAAAATTAA
- the gyrA gene encoding DNA gyrase subunit A has translation MEDTNKDKNLLNDIDSENKTHLITEDDIDFDDDTRVVFKAKEVKPQIEEDEEEIPQNNEEYQVQSQILYDPKDGIYPVVIDNEMETSFLDYSMSVIVSRALPDARDGLKPVHRRILYDMSELGITPGSQHRKSARIVGDVLGKYHPHGDSSVYDAMVRLAQDFSMRYPLVDGHGNFGSIDGDEAAAMRYTEARMSKIAAEMLEGIKKNTVDFVSNYDETETEPTVLPCRFPNLLVSGASGIAVGMATNIPPHNLAETIDAAIAIAHNPEITVRELMQHIKGPDFPTGATILGVNGIYDAYSTGKGSIPVRAKTEIVETKNGKYRIIVTEIPYALQKNLLIKKIADLVKDKVIEGISDLRDESNREGIRIVIDVKKGYNPDVLLNKLYQKSELQKTFNYSLVAIVNNEPKILTLKEALNVFWDHQKDVVSRRITFDLNKAKERAHILEGLKIAVDNIDEVVRIIRSSKNEDLAKTQLIETFALTEIQAKAILEMRLARLTGLSITKMEEELKELQVRIDHYNFILSSEQNLVNQIIEELNELKEKFADARRTKIDETAVGVISDEDLIPERPIIITATNKGYVKRTDLAEYNAQKRGGMGSSSIKTYQDDDVSLLLHASTHTDILLFSNLGKAYKLRGHEIPEGSKQSKGSSFINILPNLNVELNERIVSILKVDGYDDNQYLATITKNGLFKKTKLDSYSHIRKNGLKAFGLRENDELVRAFIVDNDDVILVANNYKNVVMFKADDVNDKGRNALGVKAITLVDDHRVISASAQSEGELILTLGAKGFGKLSTPDQFSITKRGAKGVTGINPLKAGNLVFARFVNPNDELLVITSSGATIRTFINQISVISRAAKGVKVINLKDDDSIVDVEVITHQDALETHADTEEITSQQ, from the coding sequence ATGGAAGATACAAACAAAGACAAAAACTTATTAAATGATATTGACTCAGAAAACAAGACCCACTTAATTACTGAAGATGATATTGATTTTGATGATGATACTAGAGTAGTTTTTAAAGCAAAAGAAGTAAAACCTCAAATTGAAGAAGATGAAGAAGAAATTCCTCAAAACAACGAAGAATATCAAGTTCAATCTCAAATCTTATATGATCCAAAAGATGGAATTTATCCAGTTGTTATTGATAACGAAATGGAAACTTCATTTTTAGATTATTCAATGAGTGTTATTGTTTCACGTGCTTTACCTGATGCCAGAGACGGTTTAAAACCTGTTCACCGTAGAATTTTATATGATATGTCTGAATTAGGAATTACACCTGGTTCACAGCATCGTAAAAGTGCCAGAATTGTAGGGGATGTTTTAGGAAAATACCACCCTCATGGTGACAGTTCAGTTTATGATGCTATGGTTAGATTAGCACAAGATTTCTCAATGCGTTATCCATTAGTTGATGGACATGGTAACTTTGGTTCAATTGATGGGGACGAAGCTGCTGCTATGCGTTATACAGAAGCAAGAATGTCAAAAATTGCTGCTGAAATGCTAGAAGGAATTAAGAAGAATACAGTTGACTTTGTAAGTAACTATGATGAAACTGAAACAGAACCAACTGTTTTACCTTGCCGTTTCCCTAACTTATTAGTATCAGGTGCTTCAGGTATTGCTGTTGGTATGGCTACAAATATTCCACCACATAATTTAGCTGAAACTATTGATGCTGCTATTGCTATTGCACATAACCCTGAAATTACAGTTAGAGAATTGATGCAACATATTAAAGGACCAGATTTTCCTACTGGCGCAACAATTTTAGGAGTTAATGGAATTTATGATGCTTACTCAACAGGAAAAGGTTCAATTCCTGTTAGAGCAAAAACAGAAATCGTTGAAACAAAAAATGGTAAATACAGAATTATTGTTACTGAAATTCCTTATGCACTACAAAAGAACTTATTAATTAAGAAAATCGCAGACTTAGTTAAGGATAAAGTTATTGAAGGTATTTCTGATTTACGCGATGAATCAAACCGTGAAGGAATCAGAATTGTTATAGATGTTAAAAAAGGATATAATCCTGATGTTTTACTTAATAAGCTATATCAAAAATCAGAACTTCAAAAAACATTCAACTACAGCCTTGTAGCAATTGTAAATAATGAGCCTAAAATTTTAACCTTAAAAGAAGCCTTAAATGTCTTTTGAGATCATCAAAAAGATGTTGTTTCTAGAAGAATTACATTTGATTTAAATAAAGCTAAAGAAAGAGCACATATTTTAGAAGGTTTAAAAATCGCAGTTGACAACATTGATGAAGTTGTTAGAATAATCCGTAGTTCAAAGAATGAGGATTTAGCAAAAACTCAATTAATTGAAACATTTGCATTAACTGAAATTCAAGCCAAAGCTATTTTAGAAATGCGTTTAGCTCGTTTAACAGGTTTAAGTATTACAAAAATGGAAGAAGAACTTAAAGAGCTACAAGTTCGTATTGACCACTACAATTTCATTTTATCTTCTGAACAAAACTTAGTAAACCAAATTATTGAAGAATTAAATGAATTAAAAGAAAAATTTGCTGACGCAAGAAGAACAAAAATTGATGAAACAGCAGTAGGGGTTATTTCAGATGAAGATTTAATTCCTGAAAGACCTATTATTATTACTGCTACAAATAAAGGTTATGTAAAAAGAACTGACCTAGCAGAATACAATGCTCAAAAACGTGGTGGTATGGGTTCAAGTTCAATTAAAACTTACCAAGATGATGATGTTTCATTGTTACTCCATGCTTCCACTCATACTGATATCTTGCTATTTTCTAACTTAGGAAAAGCCTACAAGTTAAGAGGACATGAAATACCTGAAGGTTCTAAACAATCTAAAGGTTCATCATTTATCAATATCTTACCTAACTTGAATGTCGAATTAAATGAAAGAATTGTCTCAATTTTAAAAGTTGATGGTTATGATGATAATCAATATTTAGCAACCATTACTAAAAACGGATTATTCAAGAAAACTAAACTAGATTCATATTCTCACATTCGTAAAAATGGTCTTAAAGCATTCGGTTTAAGAGAGAATGATGAATTAGTCAGAGCCTTTATTGTTGACAATGACGATGTTATTTTAGTAGCTAATAACTATAAAAACGTTGTTATGTTTAAGGCTGACGATGTAAACGATAAAGGAAGAAACGCTTTAGGAGTTAAGGCAATTACACTAGTTGATGATCATCGTGTTATTTCGGCTTCTGCACAAAGTGAAGGTGAATTAATTCTAACTCTAGGTGCTAAAGGATTTGGTAAATTATCAACTCCTGATCAATTTAGCATTACTAAACGTGGTGCTAAAGGTGTAACAGGTATCAATCCTCTTAAAGCTGGAAACTTGGTGTTTGCTAGATTTGTTAATCCAAATGATGAATTATTAGTAATTACTTCATCTGGAGCAACAATTAGAACATTTATTAATCAAATTTCAGTAATTAGTCGTGCTGCTAAAGGAGTTAAGGTAATTAACTTAAAAGACGATGATTCAATCGTTGATGTTGAAGTAATTACTCACCAAGATGCTTTAGAAACTCATGCTGACACTGAAGAAATAACTTCACAGCAATAA